In the genome of Bradyrhizobium sp. CIAT3101, one region contains:
- a CDS encoding MDR family MFS transporter, with the protein MSTLQPTLNAASAANLPAPAAAPATPAVSAKTWIAVIGATLGAFMAVLNIQIVNASLADIQGAIGAGIDDGGWISTSYLIAEIVVIPLSGWLAQVFSIRIYLLTNAILFLVLSAACALAQDLPQMIVLRAVQGFTGGVLIPMAFTLIITLLPRGKQPVGLALFALSATFAPAIGPTIGGYLTENFGWQYIFYVNLVPGAIMVGMLWYALDAKPMKLSLLRDGDWAGIITMAIGLSALQTVLEEGNKDDWFGSPFIVKLSVIAAVALAAFLIIELTVKKPLLNLRLLVRRNFGFGMLANFLLGVALYGSVFILPQYLARIQGYNSEQIGMVLAWTGLPQLLLIPLVPRLMQKFDARLIIGVGFALFAGSSFMNIFMTNDYAADQLLWPNVVRAIGQALVMAPLSAVATAGIEPENAGSASGLFNMMRNLGGAVGIALLQTVLTKREQYHSNVLMQSVSVFEQATRTRLEQLTQYFINHGVLDRADASHRAYVAIGHIVQKQAYIFAFSDTFYLLGMALIVALIAVLFLKKPGHVSAGEAH; encoded by the coding sequence ATGAGCACGCTTCAACCGACCCTCAACGCCGCTTCCGCCGCCAATCTCCCCGCCCCCGCTGCGGCTCCCGCAACGCCGGCCGTCTCGGCCAAAACCTGGATCGCCGTGATCGGCGCCACGCTCGGCGCCTTCATGGCGGTGCTGAACATCCAGATCGTCAACGCCTCGCTCGCCGACATTCAGGGCGCGATCGGCGCCGGCATCGATGACGGCGGCTGGATCTCGACCTCCTACCTGATCGCCGAGATCGTGGTGATCCCGCTCTCCGGCTGGCTCGCGCAAGTGTTCTCGATCCGGATCTATCTGCTCACCAACGCGATCCTGTTCCTTGTTCTCTCCGCAGCCTGCGCGCTGGCGCAGGACCTTCCGCAGATGATCGTGCTGCGCGCCGTGCAGGGTTTCACCGGCGGCGTGCTGATCCCGATGGCCTTCACGCTCATCATCACGCTGCTGCCGCGTGGAAAACAGCCGGTCGGCCTTGCGCTGTTCGCGCTGTCGGCGACGTTCGCGCCTGCGATCGGCCCGACCATCGGCGGCTATCTGACCGAGAATTTCGGCTGGCAGTACATCTTCTACGTCAACCTCGTGCCCGGCGCGATCATGGTCGGCATGCTCTGGTATGCGCTCGACGCCAAGCCGATGAAGCTGTCGCTGCTGCGCGACGGTGACTGGGCCGGTATCATCACCATGGCGATCGGCCTTTCCGCGCTGCAGACCGTGCTGGAGGAAGGCAACAAAGACGACTGGTTCGGCTCGCCCTTCATCGTCAAGCTCAGCGTCATCGCGGCGGTCGCGCTCGCAGCCTTCCTGATCATCGAGCTGACGGTGAAGAAGCCGCTGTTGAACCTGCGCCTGCTGGTCCGCCGCAATTTCGGCTTCGGCATGCTCGCCAACTTCCTGCTCGGCGTCGCGCTGTACGGCTCGGTGTTCATCCTGCCGCAATATCTGGCGCGCATCCAGGGCTACAATTCCGAACAGATCGGCATGGTGCTGGCATGGACCGGATTGCCGCAACTGCTGCTGATCCCGCTGGTGCCGCGCCTGATGCAGAAGTTCGACGCGCGGCTCATCATCGGAGTCGGCTTCGCCCTGTTCGCAGGCTCGAGCTTCATGAACATCTTCATGACCAACGACTACGCCGCCGACCAGCTGTTGTGGCCCAACGTCGTTCGCGCCATTGGTCAGGCGCTGGTGATGGCGCCGCTATCGGCCGTGGCAACCGCCGGCATCGAGCCGGAGAATGCCGGCTCGGCCTCCGGCCTGTTCAACATGATGCGCAACCTCGGCGGTGCCGTCGGCATCGCATTGCTGCAGACCGTGCTGACCAAGCGCGAGCAGTATCATTCCAACGTGCTGATGCAGTCGGTCTCGGTGTTCGAGCAGGCGACGCGCACACGGCTGGAGCAGCTCACGCAGTACTTCATCAATCACGGTGTGCTCGACCGTGCGGACGCGTCGCATCGCGCCTATGTCGCGATCGGCCATATCGTGCAGAAGCAGGCATACATCTTCGCCTTCAGCGACACCTTCTATCTGCTCGGCATGGCGCTGATCGTGGCCCTGATCGCCGTCCTCTTCCTGAAGAAGCCCGGCCATGTCTCGGCCGGCGAGGCCCACTGA
- a CDS encoding indolepyruvate ferredoxin oxidoreductase family protein — translation MDAIPSLDAYELSDRYDREDGRVFLTGTQAIVRIALDQVRRDRAAGLNTAGFISGYRGSPLGGIDLELWRIQQRLKQDRIEFLPAVNEDLAATAVLGSQQVETQTDRKVDGVFGLWYGKGPGVDRSGDALKHGNAYGSSPHGGVLVVAGDDHGCVSSSMPHQSDVAFMSWFMPTLHPASVSEYLEFGEYGYALSRFSGMWVGFKAISEIVESGASVALRRPRIFRTPDFTPPPGGLHYRWPDLPGPQIEERLEAKKHAVYAFAKANPIDRHIYDIPNATYGIVTTGKAHLDLMEALRLMGLDEAACRSIGIDIYKVGMVWPLALHDAMDFVKGKREILVVEEKRGIIESQFKEYFYDYPGTKPERMVGKHDETGARLISWIGELSPRALASVLARRLDPMFPGLNLAARAAALSPDAERTINVAGATRTPYFCSGCPHNTSTKVPEGSKALAGIGCHFMASWMDRETSSLIQMGGEGVNWAASSRFTGHKHIFQNLGEGTYYHSGSMAIRQAIAAKANITYKILFNDAVAMTGGQPVDGPVSVHAIAHSVRAEGVDRIALVSDDPAQFSPVDLPIGVTIHPREEMDAIQRELRDVAGVSVLIYQQTCATEKRRRRKRGQMADPKRFAYINDLVCEGCGDCSVESNCLSVEPKETPFGRKRQINLSACNKDFSCLNGFCPSFVTVEGATRRKKSASQIDAIGRAATLPLPAPVTLDHPYDLLVTGVGGTGVITVGALIGMAAHLERRGVSVLDFTGFAQKFGPVLSYIRLAASPEALHQVRIDQGAADALIGCDLVVSSSPKASGTYRRGTRAAINTAEMPTGDVVRFRDADLASPARLRAIRQVVGSGHLDCINANALAERLLGDAVYANIIMLGFAWQRGLVPVSLSALLRAIELNGVAVERNKQAFAWGRIAAADPDFLPKANERPEAETLDQLIARRADFLTAYQNEAYAGRYRTLVAKVRSAEAPLNSEALTEAVARALFKLMAYKDEYEVARLHMQSGFLDELKREFEDGFSVRYHMAPPFLPSDRDARGRPRKRAFGQWIQKPLAMLARLKGLRGTPFDPFGYTAERRTERDLIGWYEDVVAQLLNRLATADLPDLVAIAKTPMEIRGYGPVKDIAIAKVKPEVERLLAALVKSSSAKMRATG, via the coding sequence ATGGACGCCATTCCGTCACTCGACGCCTACGAACTCTCCGACCGCTACGACCGCGAGGACGGCCGCGTCTTCCTCACGGGCACGCAAGCCATCGTGCGCATTGCGCTCGACCAGGTCAGGCGCGATCGCGCCGCGGGGCTCAACACCGCCGGATTCATCTCCGGCTATCGCGGCTCCCCGCTCGGCGGCATCGATCTCGAACTTTGGCGCATCCAGCAGCGATTGAAGCAGGACCGCATCGAATTCCTCCCCGCCGTGAATGAGGACCTCGCGGCGACCGCGGTGCTCGGCTCGCAGCAGGTCGAGACCCAAACCGACCGCAAGGTCGATGGCGTGTTCGGGCTCTGGTACGGCAAGGGTCCCGGCGTCGATCGCTCCGGCGATGCGCTCAAGCACGGCAATGCCTACGGCTCGTCCCCGCATGGCGGCGTGCTGGTGGTCGCCGGCGACGACCATGGCTGCGTGTCGTCCTCGATGCCGCACCAGTCCGACGTCGCCTTCATGAGCTGGTTCATGCCGACGCTGCATCCCGCCAGCGTCAGCGAATACCTCGAGTTCGGCGAATATGGCTACGCGCTGAGCCGCTTCTCCGGCATGTGGGTCGGCTTCAAGGCGATCTCGGAGATCGTCGAGTCGGGCGCATCCGTCGCGCTGCGCCGACCGCGCATTTTCCGCACGCCCGACTTCACCCCGCCGCCGGGCGGACTGCACTATCGCTGGCCCGATCTGCCGGGCCCGCAGATCGAGGAGCGGCTGGAGGCCAAGAAGCACGCGGTCTACGCCTTCGCCAAAGCCAATCCGATCGATCGCCACATCTACGACATTCCCAACGCCACCTACGGCATCGTCACCACGGGCAAGGCGCATCTCGATCTAATGGAAGCACTGCGGCTGATGGGCCTCGACGAGGCCGCTTGCCGCAGCATCGGCATCGACATCTACAAGGTCGGGATGGTCTGGCCGCTGGCGCTGCATGACGCCATGGATTTCGTGAAGGGCAAGCGCGAGATCCTCGTGGTCGAGGAGAAGCGCGGCATCATCGAGAGCCAGTTCAAGGAATATTTCTACGACTATCCCGGCACGAAACCCGAGCGGATGGTCGGCAAGCACGACGAAACCGGCGCGCGGCTGATCTCCTGGATCGGCGAATTGTCGCCGCGCGCGCTGGCCTCCGTGCTCGCCCGCCGGCTCGATCCGATGTTTCCGGGCCTCAATCTTGCCGCGCGGGCGGCGGCGCTGTCGCCGGATGCCGAGCGTACGATCAACGTCGCAGGCGCGACGCGTACGCCCTATTTCTGCTCCGGCTGCCCGCACAACACGTCAACCAAAGTGCCCGAGGGATCGAAGGCATTGGCGGGCATCGGCTGCCATTTCATGGCGAGCTGGATGGACCGTGAGACTTCCTCGCTGATCCAGATGGGCGGCGAAGGCGTGAACTGGGCGGCGTCATCGCGATTTACCGGCCACAAGCACATCTTCCAGAATCTCGGCGAAGGCACCTACTACCATTCCGGCTCGATGGCGATCCGGCAGGCGATCGCCGCCAAGGCCAACATCACCTACAAGATCCTGTTCAACGATGCCGTCGCCATGACCGGCGGCCAGCCGGTCGATGGCCCCGTCAGCGTGCATGCCATTGCGCACAGCGTCCGCGCCGAGGGCGTGGACCGCATCGCGCTGGTATCGGACGATCCCGCGCAGTTCTCTCCCGTGGATCTGCCAATCGGCGTCACCATCCATCCGCGCGAGGAGATGGACGCCATACAGCGCGAGCTGCGCGACGTCGCTGGCGTCTCCGTCCTGATCTATCAGCAGACCTGTGCCACCGAGAAGCGGCGCCGGCGCAAGCGCGGACAGATGGCCGATCCCAAGCGCTTTGCCTACATCAACGATCTCGTCTGCGAGGGCTGCGGCGACTGCTCGGTCGAATCCAATTGCCTCAGCGTCGAGCCGAAGGAGACGCCATTCGGCCGCAAGCGACAGATCAATCTGTCGGCCTGCAACAAGGATTTTTCCTGCCTCAATGGATTTTGCCCGAGCTTCGTCACCGTCGAAGGCGCGACGCGCCGGAAGAAGAGCGCAAGCCAGATCGATGCGATCGGTCGCGCGGCCACGCTTCCCCTGCCCGCCCCCGTCACGCTCGATCACCCCTACGATCTGCTCGTGACCGGCGTCGGCGGCACCGGCGTGATCACCGTCGGCGCGCTGATCGGCATGGCCGCGCATCTCGAACGCCGCGGCGTCTCCGTGCTGGACTTTACCGGCTTCGCGCAGAAGTTCGGGCCGGTGCTGAGCTACATCCGGCTCGCCGCGAGTCCCGAGGCGCTGCACCAGGTCCGCATCGATCAGGGCGCGGCCGATGCGCTGATCGGCTGCGACCTCGTCGTCAGTTCCTCGCCGAAGGCATCCGGCACCTATCGTCGCGGCACGCGCGCTGCAATCAATACCGCGGAAATGCCGACCGGCGACGTCGTCCGCTTCCGCGACGCCGATCTCGCGTCCCCCGCCCGCCTGCGCGCGATCCGGCAGGTCGTCGGCAGCGGCCATCTCGACTGCATCAACGCCAATGCCCTGGCCGAGCGGCTGCTGGGCGACGCCGTCTATGCCAACATCATCATGCTTGGCTTTGCCTGGCAGCGCGGACTGGTGCCGGTTTCGTTATCGGCGCTGCTGCGCGCGATCGAGCTCAATGGCGTCGCGGTCGAACGCAACAAGCAGGCTTTTGCCTGGGGCCGGATCGCCGCAGCCGATCCGGACTTTTTGCCGAAGGCGAACGAGCGGCCCGAGGCCGAGACGCTCGACCAGCTCATCGCCAGGCGCGCCGATTTCCTCACGGCCTACCAGAACGAAGCCTACGCAGGGCGCTATCGGACGCTCGTGGCAAAAGTCCGCAGTGCCGAGGCTCCGCTCAACAGCGAAGCACTGACCGAGGCCGTCGCCCGCGCCTTGTTCAAGCTGATGGCCTACAAGGACGAATACGAGGTCGCGCGCCTGCACATGCAAAGCGGCTTCCTTGACGAGCTGAAGCGCGAATTCGAGGACGGCTTCAGCGTCAGATATCACATGGCTCCGCCCTTCCTGCCGTCCGACCGCGACGCGCGCGGCCGCCCGCGCAAACGCGCCTTCGGCCAGTGGATCCAAAAGCCGCTCGCCATGCTGGCGCGGCTGAAGGGATTGCGCGGGACGCCGTTCGATCCGTTCGGATACACCGCCGAACGGCGGACCGAGCGGGATCTGATCGGCTGGTACGAGGACGTCGTCGCGCAGCTTCTGAACCGGCTCGCAACGGCGGATCTGCCCGATCTCGTCGCCATCGCGAAAACGCCGATGGAGATCCGCGGCTACGGCCCCGTGAAGGACATCGCGATCGCCAAGGTGAAGCCCGAGGTCGAGCGGCTGCTCGCCGCTCTGGTCAAATCTTCATCGGCAAAGATGCGTGCCACCGGTTGA
- a CDS encoding HlyD family secretion protein yields MSNATYTTETTDKISLKPSRQAIKRAALALALVLGVAAAGDFGYDYLTTGRYLETTDDAYVKADSTIIAPKVSGYIAQVLVGDNEKVKAGQLLAKIDDRDFKAALGQARADVAAAEASVRNLDAQLELQQPIIEQSTADVTAADANLKFAQEERARYDDLMKSGSGTIQRAQQTDAALRASNAQLQHAKSGLVAAQRKVDVLTTQRAQATAQLDHARAVADQAELNLSYTEITAPVEGTVGARSLRVGQYVQAGTQLMAVVPLDAVYVVANFKETQLTHVRAGQPVELIVDSFRNRTLHGHVDSLSPASGLEFALLPPDNATGNFTKIVQRVPVKIVLDDHSLTGLLRPGMSAVPTVDTKATVVAERETTKRIADNAPRGTGG; encoded by the coding sequence ATGTCGAACGCCACATATACCACTGAAACGACTGACAAAATCAGCCTGAAGCCGTCCCGCCAGGCGATCAAGCGGGCAGCCCTCGCGCTGGCACTGGTGCTCGGCGTCGCCGCGGCCGGTGACTTTGGCTACGACTACCTGACGACCGGCCGCTACCTGGAAACGACCGACGACGCCTATGTGAAGGCCGATTCCACGATCATCGCGCCCAAAGTGTCGGGCTACATCGCCCAGGTGCTGGTCGGCGACAACGAGAAGGTCAAAGCCGGCCAGCTCCTGGCCAAGATCGACGACCGCGACTTCAAGGCGGCGCTGGGCCAGGCTCGCGCGGATGTGGCCGCGGCCGAAGCTTCGGTTCGCAACCTCGATGCCCAGCTCGAACTGCAACAGCCGATCATCGAGCAGAGCACCGCCGACGTCACGGCTGCCGACGCCAATCTGAAATTCGCGCAGGAAGAGCGCGCCCGCTACGACGACCTCATGAAGTCGGGCTCGGGCACGATCCAGCGCGCGCAGCAGACCGACGCGGCGCTCCGCGCCAGCAACGCGCAATTGCAGCACGCCAAGTCGGGCCTCGTCGCCGCGCAGCGCAAGGTCGACGTTCTGACCACCCAGCGTGCCCAGGCCACGGCGCAGCTCGATCACGCCCGCGCGGTTGCGGATCAGGCCGAGCTGAACCTGTCCTACACCGAGATCACCGCGCCGGTTGAGGGCACGGTCGGCGCCCGCTCATTGCGCGTCGGCCAGTACGTGCAGGCCGGCACGCAGTTGATGGCGGTGGTGCCCCTCGACGCGGTCTATGTGGTCGCGAACTTCAAGGAGACCCAGCTCACGCATGTGCGCGCCGGCCAGCCGGTCGAACTGATCGTCGACAGTTTTCGCAATCGCACGCTGCACGGTCATGTCGACAGCCTGTCACCGGCGAGCGGGCTTGAATTCGCGCTGCTGCCTCCCGACAACGCAACAGGCAACTTCACCAAGATCGTGCAGCGCGTCCCGGTGAAGATCGTGCTCGACGATCACAGCCTCACCGGCCTGCTGCGGCCCGGCATGTCGGCAGTGCCGACCGTCGACACCAAGGCAACCGTGGTGGCCGAGCGCGAGACGACCAAGCGCATCGCCGACAACGCGCCGCGCGGCACCGGCGGCTGA
- the iaaH gene encoding indoleacetamide hydrolase produces MEYDQLTLTQAAAELAAGKITSHALTSEALARAKANADLNAFVTLDEEGALKAAVAFDAQGAGAGNRPPGGVPIVIKDNIEVAGLPCTAGTPGLKSFIPGADAPVVAKLRAAGAVIIGKTNMHELAFGISGYNTAFKTGAEYGIRNAYDRALIAGGSSSGTGAAIGARIVAGGLGTDTGGSVRVPGALNGCASLRPTVGRYPQAGIAPISHTRDTAGPMAATMADVALLDRVIAGGDAVQPADLSKVRLGLVKSMLANLDADTQAAFQAALARLKAQGVSVVDIEMPELAELNGQAGFPVALYEAYDDMVAYLKNTGTGVTIEAMVAQIASPDVKGTYEGLVLPRKLPAPDGSFVDAKPLYDHAINVARPALQALYQQTFANNGLDAIVFPTTPQVAIASNPESSSLENFGLFIQNTDPGSNAGIPGIQIPIALGATSKLPIGLELDGPAGSDERLLAIGIALDGVFGRLPSPR; encoded by the coding sequence ATGGAATACGACCAGTTGACCCTGACCCAGGCTGCGGCCGAACTCGCCGCGGGGAAAATCACCAGCCACGCGCTCACCTCCGAGGCGCTAGCCCGTGCCAAGGCCAACGCCGATTTGAACGCCTTCGTCACTCTGGATGAGGAAGGTGCCCTCAAGGCCGCTGTCGCGTTCGACGCGCAGGGCGCGGGCGCCGGGAACAGACCGCCCGGCGGCGTCCCGATCGTGATCAAGGACAACATCGAGGTGGCCGGACTGCCGTGCACCGCCGGAACGCCGGGGCTGAAGAGCTTCATTCCAGGCGCTGACGCGCCGGTCGTGGCGAAGTTGCGGGCCGCGGGCGCCGTCATCATCGGCAAGACCAACATGCACGAGCTGGCTTTCGGCATCTCCGGCTACAACACCGCGTTCAAGACCGGCGCCGAATACGGCATCCGCAACGCCTATGACCGCGCGCTGATCGCCGGTGGCTCGTCTTCCGGAACCGGCGCGGCAATCGGCGCGCGGATCGTCGCGGGTGGGCTTGGCACCGACACCGGCGGCTCCGTGCGCGTGCCGGGTGCACTGAACGGTTGCGCCTCGCTGCGGCCGACCGTCGGCCGCTATCCGCAAGCCGGCATCGCGCCGATCTCGCACACCCGCGACACCGCAGGCCCGATGGCGGCCACCATGGCGGACGTTGCGCTGCTCGATCGCGTCATTGCCGGCGGCGATGCGGTTCAACCGGCCGATCTGAGCAAGGTCCGTCTCGGTCTCGTGAAGAGCATGCTGGCCAACCTCGATGCAGACACGCAAGCCGCCTTTCAGGCCGCCCTCGCCCGATTGAAGGCGCAAGGCGTGAGCGTGGTCGATATCGAGATGCCGGAGCTGGCCGAGCTCAACGGCCAGGCCGGATTTCCGGTCGCGCTGTACGAAGCCTATGACGACATGGTCGCCTATCTCAAAAACACCGGCACGGGTGTGACGATCGAGGCCATGGTCGCGCAGATCGCAAGCCCCGACGTCAAGGGCACCTATGAGGGTCTGGTGTTGCCGCGCAAACTGCCGGCGCCCGATGGCAGCTTCGTCGATGCAAAGCCGCTTTATGATCATGCAATCAACGTCGCGAGGCCGGCGCTTCAGGCGCTCTATCAGCAGACCTTTGCAAACAACGGGCTGGACGCCATCGTCTTTCCGACCACGCCGCAAGTTGCGATCGCGTCCAATCCGGAGTCCAGCAGTCTGGAGAATTTCGGACTGTTCATCCAGAACACCGATCCCGGCAGCAATGCCGGCATTCCCGGCATCCAGATTCCGATCGCGTTGGGCGCCACGAGCAAGCTTCCGATCGGCCTTGAACTCGATGGCCCGGCAGGCAGCGATGAACGCCTGCTTGCAATCGGCATCGCGCTAGACGGCGTGTTCGGGCGATTGCCGTCGCCGCGTTGA
- a CDS encoding carboxymuconolactone decarboxylase family protein: MKPRMNFYQAAPDTMKALMALEEQIQSTGLEKSLIELVKIRASQINGCAFCINMHTEDARKRGETEQRIYLLNAWRESPLYTDRERAALAWTESVTLIAEAHAPDDVYEEVRGRFSDAETVNLTMLIGAINAWNRLAIAFRAVHPVKVKASVA; encoded by the coding sequence ATGAAACCCCGCATGAATTTCTACCAGGCCGCCCCCGACACGATGAAGGCGCTGATGGCGCTCGAAGAGCAGATCCAGTCCACCGGACTCGAGAAATCGCTGATCGAGCTCGTCAAGATCCGGGCCTCGCAGATCAACGGCTGCGCCTTCTGCATCAACATGCACACCGAGGATGCGCGCAAGCGCGGCGAGACCGAGCAGCGTATCTATCTGCTCAACGCCTGGCGTGAATCCCCGCTCTATACCGACCGCGAGCGCGCCGCGCTGGCCTGGACCGAGTCGGTGACGCTGATCGCGGAAGCGCACGCGCCGGACGACGTTTACGAAGAGGTCCGCGGACGATTCTCCGATGCGGAGACGGTGAACCTGACCATGCTGATCGGCGCCATCAACGCCTGGAACAGGCTGGCGATCGCGTTCCGCGCGGTTCATCCGGTGAAGGTGAAGGCGTCGGTGGCGTAA
- a CDS encoding Lrp/AsnC family transcriptional regulator, translating to MIEDQDTRILAHLQKDGRATNQQLADEVGMSTSACWRRVRALEDSGVIRGYAALVAREQAGFAMSAILHVSLERHDAKFVDEFVSRVTTRREVLECFATTGDADYHLRVVVQDMAAYNRFLDEFMFRIPGIRYVRSNVVLKEIKTSVALPF from the coding sequence ATGATTGAAGACCAGGACACGCGGATTCTCGCCCATCTCCAGAAGGACGGCCGCGCCACCAACCAGCAGCTCGCCGACGAGGTCGGTATGTCGACCTCGGCCTGCTGGCGCCGGGTGCGCGCGCTCGAGGACAGCGGCGTCATTCGCGGTTATGCGGCGCTGGTCGCGCGCGAGCAGGCGGGGTTCGCGATGTCCGCCATCCTCCACGTCTCGCTGGAGCGGCACGACGCCAAATTCGTCGACGAGTTCGTCTCCCGCGTCACCACGCGTCGCGAGGTACTGGAGTGTTTTGCGACGACCGGCGACGCCGATTACCATCTGCGCGTCGTCGTGCAGGACATGGCGGCCTATAACCGCTTCCTCGACGAGTTCATGTTCCGCATCCCCGGCATCCGCTACGTCCGCAGCAACGTGGTGCTGAAGGAGATCAAGACGAGCGTGGCGCTGCCGTTTTGA
- a CDS encoding LysR family transcriptional regulator: MDRFTSLTAFVRVVENGGFSAAARRLNMSTTMVSNHVQALEDRLGVRLLNRTTRKVSLTEIGKAYYDRSTQILADLEQADDIAGALQSAPRGTLRIHTATHMVPFVAPVMVEFLAAYPEVKVDLRMGETNVDLVEEGFDLALRMIAPPDSSLIVRSLATWRHVLCCSHSYIEAHGRVQTLEELAEHNCVRHINYPFDEWRFFDRKGTPASVRVSGNLITNSGEALREAALQGAGVSLAAGFLVGDDLDAGRLVRLLPEYRPVEMSMNAVYPHKHHLSAKVRTFIDMLVHHSAEQQKLINPYS, encoded by the coding sequence ATGGACCGCTTCACCAGCCTGACCGCCTTCGTCCGCGTGGTCGAAAACGGCGGTTTCTCCGCCGCCGCCCGTCGCCTCAACATGTCGACCACCATGGTGAGCAACCACGTCCAGGCGCTGGAAGACCGGCTCGGCGTGCGGCTGCTCAACCGCACCACGCGGAAAGTGAGCCTCACCGAAATCGGCAAGGCCTACTACGACCGCTCGACCCAGATCCTCGCCGATCTCGAGCAGGCCGACGACATCGCCGGCGCGCTGCAATCGGCGCCGCGCGGCACGCTGCGCATCCACACCGCCACCCACATGGTGCCGTTCGTCGCGCCCGTGATGGTCGAGTTCCTCGCGGCCTATCCGGAGGTCAAGGTCGACCTGCGCATGGGCGAGACCAATGTCGACCTGGTCGAGGAAGGCTTTGATCTCGCATTGCGCATGATCGCGCCGCCCGACTCCAGCCTGATCGTGCGGAGCCTTGCGACCTGGCGGCACGTGCTGTGCTGCTCGCATTCCTATATCGAGGCGCATGGACGCGTGCAGACGCTCGAGGAACTTGCCGAACATAATTGCGTGCGCCACATCAATTACCCCTTCGATGAATGGCGCTTCTTCGATCGCAAGGGCACGCCGGCCTCGGTGCGCGTATCAGGCAATCTGATCACCAACAGCGGCGAAGCCCTGCGTGAAGCGGCGTTGCAGGGGGCAGGCGTCAGCCTCGCGGCCGGATTCCTGGTCGGCGACGATCTCGACGCCGGCCGGCTGGTGCGCCTGTTGCCGGAATATCGGCCGGTCGAGATGTCGATGAATGCGGTCTATCCGCACAAGCATCATCTGTCGGCAAAGGTCAGGACCTTCATCGACATGCTCGTGCATCACAGCGCCGAGCAGCAGAAGCTGATCAATCCGTATTCGTGA
- a CDS encoding D-amino-acid transaminase, whose translation MDSIAYVNGSFVPLSDAKVSVLDRGFLFADGIYEVSAVLDGKLVDNASHLARLERSVGEIKLKLPETVERITEIQKELIARNKVVNGLVYLQVTRGADKGRDFAFPKGDVKSSLVMFTSEKDIINAEAAKTGINVITVPDIRWERRDIKSVALLAQVLAKQAAAEAGAGEAWMLQDGYVTEGGSSSAFILTKDDVIVTRKNSNAILPGCTRKAVVALAEERQLRVEERSFTVEEALAAKEAFATSASLFVQPVVAIDGKKVGDGKPGPLAARLREIYVEFAKATAV comes from the coding sequence TTGGATTCGATCGCCTACGTCAATGGCTCATTCGTCCCGCTCTCGGACGCGAAGGTCTCGGTGCTCGACCGCGGCTTCCTCTTCGCCGACGGCATCTACGAGGTCTCGGCCGTGCTTGACGGCAAGCTGGTCGACAATGCCTCGCATCTGGCGCGGCTGGAGCGCTCGGTCGGCGAGATCAAGCTGAAGCTTCCGGAGACGGTCGAGCGCATCACCGAGATCCAGAAGGAGCTGATCGCCCGCAACAAGGTGGTCAACGGCCTGGTCTATCTCCAGGTCACGCGCGGTGCCGACAAGGGCCGCGACTTCGCTTTCCCCAAGGGCGACGTCAAGTCGAGCCTGGTGATGTTCACCTCCGAAAAGGACATCATTAATGCAGAGGCGGCCAAGACCGGCATCAACGTGATCACAGTGCCCGACATCCGCTGGGAGCGGCGTGATATCAAGAGCGTCGCGCTGCTGGCGCAGGTGCTGGCAAAGCAGGCGGCTGCGGAAGCCGGCGCCGGCGAGGCCTGGATGCTGCAGGACGGCTACGTCACCGAAGGTGGTTCGTCGTCGGCGTTCATTCTCACCAAGGACGACGTCATCGTCACCCGCAAGAATTCCAACGCGATCCTGCCGGGCTGCACCCGCAAGGCCGTGGTCGCGCTCGCCGAAGAGCGCCAGCTCCGCGTCGAAGAGCGGTCCTTCACGGTGGAAGAGGCGCTCGCCGCAAAGGAGGCCTTTGCGACATCGGCCTCGCTGTTCGTCCAGCCGGTGGTGGCGATCGACGGCAAGAAGGTCGGCGATGGCAAGCCCGGCCCGCTCGCCGCGCGGCTGCGCGAGATCTATGTGGAGTTCGCGAAGGCGACGGCTGTTTAG